One window of Curtobacterium sp. 458 genomic DNA carries:
- a CDS encoding PH domain-containing protein, with protein MTVIVAPGMRVLALVLWAASVALVPLALVGDGSPWLAPIPSVFIAFLAWAVLWRPRIELTPDALRVVDVRRTSTYAWKRVTEVRTKYGLEVVTSEGVRRTWIATRPTARLAAHRPGGTARLTVDGAADEVRAMVPAAAVQDGPPPASVTAAPIAHRAHGWSVLALIVLGLVGAMAAAQL; from the coding sequence GTGACCGTCATCGTCGCGCCCGGGATGCGCGTGCTCGCCCTCGTGCTCTGGGCCGCCTCCGTCGCGCTCGTCCCCCTCGCCCTCGTCGGTGACGGATCGCCCTGGCTCGCCCCGATCCCGAGCGTCTTCATCGCGTTCCTCGCCTGGGCCGTGCTCTGGCGCCCCCGCATCGAACTCACGCCCGACGCACTCCGCGTCGTCGACGTCCGCCGCACCAGCACCTACGCCTGGAAGCGCGTCACCGAGGTCCGGACGAAGTACGGCCTCGAGGTCGTCACCAGCGAGGGCGTTCGCCGCACCTGGATCGCGACACGGCCGACGGCCCGCCTCGCGGCGCACCGGCCGGGAGGCACGGCGCGGCTCACCGTCGACGGTGCGGCCGACGAGGTGCGCGCGATGGTCCCCGCGGCGGCCGTGCAGGACGGCCCGCCCCCGGCGAGCGTCACCGCCGCGCCGATCGCGCACCGGGCGCACGGCTGGTCGGTGCTCGCGCTGATCGTGCTCGGTCTCGTCGGGGCGATGGCGGCCGCACAGCTCTGA
- a CDS encoding PH domain-containing protein, whose amino-acid sequence MPASPSTRDVFVSKFNRGLAIALWLIVALLFATTTATDTTWSDRALAVVPSLFGVALGWIVLWRPRMTVDDDGIEVVNVFHTVRVPWAALVHVETRFALTLVTPGRRVSVWAAPAPGRAGVALARRQEQRHGRSVPDLDGGHRRAGDLLSTASGDAAYLVRHRWEELRERDAIELGTADAVRVPVTLHWASIALLAVTAVGGWFAVAAR is encoded by the coding sequence ATGCCTGCTTCCCCGTCGACGCGCGATGTGTTCGTGTCCAAGTTCAACCGCGGCCTCGCGATCGCGCTCTGGCTGATCGTGGCCCTGCTCTTCGCCACGACGACCGCGACCGACACGACCTGGTCGGACCGGGCCCTGGCCGTCGTGCCGTCGCTGTTCGGCGTCGCACTGGGCTGGATCGTGCTCTGGCGACCGCGGATGACCGTCGACGACGACGGCATCGAGGTCGTCAACGTGTTCCACACCGTCCGCGTGCCCTGGGCGGCACTCGTGCACGTCGAGACGCGCTTCGCCCTCACGCTCGTCACGCCGGGTCGGCGCGTCTCGGTGTGGGCGGCCCCCGCGCCGGGACGTGCCGGCGTCGCCCTCGCCCGTCGCCAGGAGCAGCGTCACGGCCGCAGTGTCCCGGACCTCGACGGCGGACACCGACGGGCCGGCGACCTGCTGTCCACGGCGTCCGGCGACGCCGCGTACCTCGTCCGGCACCGCTGGGAGGAGCTCCGCGAGCGCGACGCGATCGAACTCGGCACGGCCGACGCCGTCCGCGTCCCGGTCACGCTGCACTGGGCGTCGATCGCGTTGCTCGCGGTGACGGCCGTCGGCGGCTGGTTCGCCGTCGCGGCACGCTAG
- a CDS encoding ABC transporter ATP-binding protein, protein MSTPASAATTPAATSTPVVKVSGLDVDFAVDDVWTPAVKKLSYEIRSGEVLALVGESGSGKSVSSMSILGLLPRNARVNGSIEFNGKELLGLRSAQLREYRGKEIAVIFQEPMTALNPVFTVGSQIVETLRIHYGISPSEAKDRAIELLTLVEMPDPQKAFNSYPHQLSGGQRQRAMIAQSISCDPKLLIADEPTTALDVTVQAEILDLIRDLAGKLGSAVLLITHDMGVVADLADRIVVMQQGVAVETGSVREVFAEPKHEYTRTLLDAVPRLGQAGDTVIDLTETLESVVESDAPVHVGAEPVLHTDVVPTLGPAVLEFSNVVIEYPGRGRVKAFRAIDGVDLSVHEGEVVGLVGESGSGKSTLGRAAIGLLPITSGGLEVTGVDLSKPTRSLVRKVHQNAGIVFQDPSSSLNPRMTIGQSIGEPLLLAKGMKGRELEREVESLLEAVRLPTSYSTRFPHELSGGQKQRIGIARALALRPKLLIADEPTSALDVSVQATVLELLKDLQREFRFACLFVTHDLAVIDVLADRIAVLHHGHLAEVGTRDQILRDPQDPYTQRLIAAVPLPDPDVQRERRELRRQILAAGSDE, encoded by the coding sequence TTGAGCACGCCCGCCTCCGCGGCCACCACCCCGGCCGCCACCAGCACCCCCGTCGTCAAGGTCTCCGGACTGGACGTCGACTTCGCGGTCGACGACGTCTGGACCCCCGCGGTCAAGAAGCTGTCGTACGAGATCCGTTCCGGTGAGGTCCTCGCCCTCGTCGGTGAGTCCGGCTCGGGCAAGTCCGTGAGCTCGATGTCGATCCTCGGGCTCCTGCCGCGGAACGCCCGCGTGAACGGCTCGATCGAGTTCAACGGCAAGGAGCTCCTCGGCCTGCGGTCGGCGCAGCTCCGGGAGTACCGCGGCAAGGAGATCGCGGTCATCTTCCAGGAGCCGATGACGGCCCTGAACCCGGTCTTCACCGTCGGCTCGCAGATCGTCGAGACCCTCCGGATCCACTACGGCATCTCGCCGAGCGAGGCGAAGGACCGCGCCATCGAGCTGCTGACGCTCGTGGAGATGCCCGACCCGCAGAAGGCGTTCAACTCGTACCCGCACCAGCTCTCGGGCGGCCAGCGGCAGCGTGCCATGATCGCGCAGTCGATCTCCTGCGACCCGAAGCTGCTCATCGCCGACGAGCCGACCACGGCCCTCGACGTGACGGTGCAGGCCGAGATCCTCGACCTCATCCGCGACCTCGCGGGCAAGCTCGGCAGCGCGGTCCTCCTGATCACCCACGACATGGGCGTCGTGGCGGACCTGGCGGACCGGATCGTCGTGATGCAGCAGGGCGTCGCCGTCGAGACCGGGTCCGTCCGCGAGGTCTTCGCAGAGCCGAAGCACGAGTACACCCGTACGCTCCTCGACGCCGTCCCGCGCCTCGGCCAGGCCGGCGACACCGTGATCGACCTCACCGAGACCCTCGAGTCCGTCGTCGAGAGCGACGCGCCCGTGCACGTCGGCGCGGAGCCGGTGCTCCACACCGACGTCGTGCCGACGCTCGGTCCGGCCGTGCTCGAGTTCTCGAACGTCGTCATCGAGTACCCGGGCCGCGGCCGCGTCAAGGCGTTCCGCGCGATCGACGGTGTCGACCTCTCCGTCCACGAGGGAGAGGTCGTCGGCCTCGTCGGCGAGTCAGGGTCGGGCAAGTCGACCCTCGGCCGCGCGGCCATCGGGCTGCTGCCGATCACCTCGGGTGGTCTCGAGGTGACGGGCGTCGACCTGTCGAAGCCGACCCGCTCGCTCGTCCGCAAGGTCCACCAGAACGCGGGCATCGTCTTCCAGGACCCCTCGTCGTCGCTCAACCCGCGCATGACGATCGGCCAGTCCATCGGCGAGCCGCTGCTCCTCGCCAAGGGCATGAAGGGCCGCGAGCTCGAGCGCGAGGTCGAGTCCCTGCTCGAGGCGGTACGGCTGCCCACGTCGTACTCGACGCGCTTCCCGCACGAGCTGTCCGGCGGGCAGAAGCAGCGCATCGGCATCGCCCGGGCGCTCGCCCTCCGCCCGAAGCTGCTCATCGCCGACGAGCCGACCTCGGCCCTCGACGTCTCGGTGCAGGCGACGGTGCTCGAGCTCCTCAAGGACCTCCAGCGCGAGTTCCGCTTCGCGTGCCTCTTCGTCACGCACGACCTCGCGGTCATCGACGTGCTCGCCGACCGCATCGCGGTGCTGCACCACGGGCACCTGGCCGAGGTCGGCACGCGCGACCAGATCCTCCGCGACCCGCAGGACCCGTACACCCAGCGACTCATCGCCGCGGTGCCGCTGCCGGACCCCGACGTCCAGCGCGAACGGCGCGAGCTGCGTCGTCAGATCCTCGCGGCCGGCTCGGACGAGTAG
- a CDS encoding ABC transporter permease: protein MLAFLAKRIVNYVILTIVATTLGYILASATLNPAARFLGRNPAVPQGTIDASLQKLGADPNVPLLVRTWNWWVNLLTHGSLGISSRGTEVTADIFARAGTSLRLLVIGTLLGALLGVLLGVWNAVRQYKASDQVSTYLSFAVLATPPFVIAVVLMILATTTNNAVGTQVISFTGEYTPGVTGFFPVLGDRLVHLLLPTISLTVGAVASYSRYQRSAMLDVLSSDYIRTARSKGRTRASAIMRHGVRVALIPMSTFFAYSFGLILTGASITELVFSWHGMGEYFVQSISNNDINAAAGTILFTAILVLIAGTLADLLYAALDPRVRV, encoded by the coding sequence ATGCTTGCTTTCCTCGCGAAGCGGATCGTCAACTACGTGATCCTGACGATCGTCGCGACGACCCTCGGTTACATCCTCGCCAGCGCGACGCTCAACCCCGCAGCACGGTTCCTGGGCCGGAACCCCGCGGTTCCCCAGGGCACCATCGACGCGTCGCTCCAGAAGCTCGGCGCCGACCCCAACGTGCCGCTCCTCGTCCGCACCTGGAACTGGTGGGTGAACCTCCTGACGCACGGTTCCCTCGGGATCAGTTCGCGGGGGACCGAGGTCACCGCCGACATCTTCGCCCGGGCCGGCACCAGTCTCCGGCTCCTCGTCATCGGCACGCTGCTCGGTGCGCTCCTCGGCGTGCTGCTCGGCGTCTGGAACGCCGTCCGCCAGTACAAGGCGTCCGACCAGGTCTCGACCTACCTGTCGTTCGCGGTGCTCGCGACCCCGCCGTTCGTCATCGCGGTGGTCCTGATGATCCTCGCGACGACCACGAACAACGCCGTCGGCACACAGGTGATCAGCTTCACCGGCGAGTACACCCCGGGGGTGACGGGGTTCTTCCCGGTCCTCGGCGACCGGCTCGTGCACCTGTTGTTGCCGACGATCTCGCTCACGGTCGGAGCGGTCGCCTCGTACTCCCGGTACCAGCGCTCGGCGATGCTCGACGTCCTGTCCAGCGACTACATCCGGACCGCGCGGTCCAAGGGTCGGACGCGGGCATCCGCCATCATGCGACACGGGGTCCGCGTGGCGCTCATCCCGATGTCGACCTTCTTCGCCTACTCGTTCGGCCTCATTCTGACCGGTGCGAGCATCACCGAGCTGGTCTTCAGCTGGCACGGCATGGGTGAGTACTTCGTCCAGAGCATCAGCAACAACGACATCAACGCGGCAGCCGGCACGATCCTCTTCACGGCGATCCTCGTGCTCATCGCAGGCACCCTCGCGGACCTGCTCTACGCCGCGCTCGACCCGCGAGTGAGGGTGTGA
- a CDS encoding dipeptide ABC transporter ATP-binding protein → MTEPLLTVSDLSVTFNSSTKPVYAVRGVDYTVNQGEFLGIVGESGSGKSVSSMAVMGLLPSSAKVEGSIRFGGRELLGLNDRELSKLRGRDIAMVFQDPLSALTPVYTIGQQIIEGLRLHDRALTPHAARTRAEELLRAVGIPNPARRLDAFPHEFSGGMRQRAMIAIAIANDPKLIIADEPTTALDVTIQAQILDVLQKAKDLTGAAVVLITHDLGVVAGNADRVAVMYAGRIVETAPVEPLFREPVMPYTIGLLRSMPNMASSRAERLVPLDGRPPLLTQKPTGCPFADRCPAVLDACREGEPALVAPTVASSADNPVLTGTTPTITNGFPADEHTAACIRRDEIAAGTLARSEIFPRPADVPEASIDHGDEVVLELDDVVKTFPLTKGAVFRRRIGEVHAVDGISLTLKRGQVLGLVGESGCGKTTTIMEILELAGAQQGTIKVNGVDTSTLTKQDRRALRSDIQVVFQDPMASIDPRLDIGSVIGEPLTVHGVPKDEIRRRVRDSLELVGLEPSYIDRYPHEFSGGQRQRIGIARALIVEPKILVLDEPVSALDVSVQAGVINLLEDLKHRLGLSYLFVAHDLSVVRHIADDVAVMYLGRIVEYGEGDRVFDDPQHPYTRALLSAVPVPDPSAEAARGRILLDGDLPSPTDRIEGCRFRTRCPLYQLLDDGRQQQCRSVDPRLQDVHGRGVACVQTDQNHLLTERTAAVTR, encoded by the coding sequence GTGACTGAGCCGCTGCTCACCGTCTCCGACCTCTCCGTCACGTTCAACTCGTCGACGAAGCCCGTGTACGCGGTCCGCGGGGTCGACTACACGGTGAACCAGGGCGAGTTCCTCGGCATCGTCGGCGAGTCCGGTTCGGGCAAGTCGGTGTCGTCGATGGCCGTGATGGGGCTTCTCCCGTCGTCGGCCAAGGTCGAGGGCAGCATCAGGTTCGGCGGTCGTGAGCTCCTCGGGCTGAACGACCGCGAGCTGTCGAAGCTCCGCGGCCGCGACATCGCCATGGTGTTCCAAGACCCCCTGTCGGCCCTGACACCGGTCTACACGATCGGCCAGCAGATCATCGAGGGGCTGCGGCTCCACGACCGGGCGCTCACCCCGCACGCCGCTCGCACCCGCGCCGAGGAGCTCCTGCGCGCCGTCGGCATCCCGAACCCGGCACGACGGCTCGACGCCTTCCCGCACGAGTTCTCCGGCGGCATGCGCCAACGCGCGATGATCGCCATCGCGATCGCGAACGACCCGAAGCTCATCATCGCCGACGAGCCCACCACGGCACTCGACGTGACGATCCAGGCGCAGATCCTCGACGTCCTGCAGAAGGCGAAGGACCTGACCGGTGCCGCCGTCGTCCTCATCACGCACGACCTCGGCGTCGTCGCGGGCAACGCGGACCGGGTCGCGGTGATGTACGCGGGCCGGATCGTGGAGACGGCCCCGGTCGAGCCGCTGTTCCGCGAACCGGTGATGCCGTACACGATCGGCCTGCTGCGGTCGATGCCGAACATGGCGTCGTCGCGAGCCGAGCGCCTCGTGCCGCTCGACGGCCGTCCGCCGCTCCTCACCCAGAAGCCGACCGGCTGCCCGTTCGCCGACCGCTGCCCTGCCGTGCTCGACGCCTGCCGCGAGGGCGAGCCGGCGCTGGTCGCACCGACGGTGGCCTCCAGCGCCGACAACCCGGTCCTGACCGGCACCACGCCGACGATCACGAACGGCTTCCCCGCCGACGAGCACACGGCCGCCTGCATCCGGCGCGACGAGATCGCCGCAGGCACGCTCGCCCGCTCCGAGATCTTCCCCCGCCCCGCGGACGTCCCCGAGGCGTCGATCGACCACGGCGACGAGGTGGTGCTCGAGCTCGACGACGTCGTGAAGACCTTCCCGCTCACCAAGGGCGCCGTCTTCCGCCGCCGGATCGGCGAGGTGCACGCGGTCGACGGCATCTCGCTGACGCTCAAGCGCGGCCAGGTCCTGGGCCTGGTCGGTGAGTCCGGTTGCGGCAAGACGACGACGATCATGGAGATCCTCGAGCTCGCCGGGGCGCAGCAGGGCACGATCAAGGTCAACGGCGTCGACACGAGCACGTTGACGAAGCAGGACCGCCGGGCGCTCCGGAGCGACATCCAGGTCGTCTTCCAGGACCCGATGGCCTCGATCGACCCGCGCCTCGACATCGGCTCCGTCATCGGCGAGCCGCTCACCGTGCACGGGGTCCCGAAGGACGAGATCCGCCGCCGGGTGCGTGACTCGCTCGAACTCGTCGGACTCGAGCCGAGCTACATCGACCGGTATCCGCACGAGTTCTCCGGCGGCCAGCGGCAGCGCATCGGCATCGCCCGGGCACTCATCGTGGAGCCCAAGATCCTCGTGCTCGACGAGCCCGTCTCCGCACTCGACGTGTCCGTGCAGGCCGGCGTCATCAACCTGCTCGAGGACCTCAAGCACCGCCTCGGCCTCTCGTACCTGTTCGTCGCGCACGACCTCTCGGTCGTTCGGCACATCGCCGACGACGTCGCGGTGATGTACCTCGGACGGATCGTCGAGTACGGGGAGGGCGACCGGGTGTTCGACGACCCGCAGCACCCGTACACCCGCGCGTTGCTCTCAGCGGTGCCCGTGCCGGACCCCTCGGCCGAGGCTGCTCGTGGGCGGATCCTGCTCGACGGTGACCTGCCCTCCCCCACGGACCGGATCGAGGGCTGCCGGTTCCGCACCCGGTGCCCGCTCTACCAACTCCTCGATGACGGTCGGCAGCAGCAGTGCCGTTCGGTCGACCCGAGGCTGCAGGACGTGCACGGTCGCGGTGTGGCGTGTGTCCAGACGGACCAGAACCACCTGCTCACGGAGCGCACCGCCGCCGTCACCCGCTGA
- a CDS encoding ABC transporter permease: MSTIQGGAPLEPNIGDGTDVGQTPDSHEKRVGESQGRIILRRFLANKLAVIALIVYVLVLVFAVSAVGLGPIPGWWHYSYKALEDLQNGGAPTADHPFGQDRIGKDYFALTMRGIQNSVLVMIVIGLFATFIGVVVGAIAGYFRGTVDAVLMRITDIFIVIPAIVIGAVVGKTANGLGAWGLALLLGLVSWMVIARLVRAEFLSLREREFVEAARVAGASDARIIFRHILPNAIGVIIVSATLLIASAILLETALSYLGYGIKAPDSSLGLLISQNQSAFQTRPYLFWWPASFIVLLALCVNFIGDGLRDAFDPRSKRFSLRKTREPQNSAGSEMISA, translated from the coding sequence ATGAGCACCATCCAGGGCGGCGCGCCGCTCGAGCCGAACATCGGCGACGGCACCGACGTCGGCCAGACCCCCGACTCGCACGAGAAGCGCGTCGGGGAGAGCCAGGGGCGGATCATCCTCCGCCGCTTCCTCGCCAACAAGCTCGCGGTCATCGCACTCATCGTGTACGTCCTCGTGCTGGTCTTCGCCGTGTCCGCGGTCGGCCTCGGCCCGATCCCGGGCTGGTGGCACTACTCGTACAAGGCCCTCGAGGACCTCCAGAACGGTGGCGCGCCGACGGCCGACCACCCGTTCGGGCAGGACCGCATCGGCAAGGACTACTTCGCCCTGACGATGCGCGGGATCCAGAACTCCGTGCTCGTCATGATCGTGATCGGCCTGTTCGCCACGTTCATCGGCGTCGTCGTCGGCGCGATCGCGGGCTACTTCCGCGGCACCGTCGACGCGGTGCTCATGCGCATCACCGACATCTTCATCGTCATCCCCGCGATCGTCATCGGCGCCGTGGTCGGCAAGACGGCGAACGGCCTGGGCGCCTGGGGCCTCGCGCTCCTGCTCGGCCTGGTGTCGTGGATGGTCATCGCCCGACTCGTCCGCGCCGAGTTCCTCTCGCTCCGTGAACGCGAGTTCGTCGAGGCGGCCCGGGTCGCCGGGGCGTCCGACGCGCGGATCATCTTCCGCCACATCCTGCCGAACGCGATCGGCGTGATCATCGTCTCCGCGACGCTGCTCATCGCCTCCGCGATCCTGCTCGAGACGGCGCTCAGCTACCTCGGCTACGGCATCAAGGCGCCGGACTCCTCCCTCGGCCTGCTCATCAGCCAGAACCAGTCGGCATTCCAGACCCGCCCGTACCTGTTCTGGTGGCCGGCCTCCTTCATCGTGCTGCTCGCGCTCTGCGTGAACTTCATCGGTGACGGCCTGCGCGACGCGTTCGACCCGCGCTCGAAGCGGTTCAGCCTCCGCAAGACGCGGGAGCCGCAGAACAGCGCCGGCTCGGAGATGATCAGCGCGTGA
- a CDS encoding ABC transporter permease, with product MSVLDPTTTTTAGDPGDGKAGEPAHVVEVKGGRTPLWRKVFGTWRARIGGGALLLIILWAFVGPYLYHWNAVDSDGLAFGMPPSTSHWFGTNDIGQDIYAQTLVGLQKSLLIGLIAGPAATLIAGIVGAIAGYFGGFVDRALVWGIDLLLVIPSFYALVLLSPLFKSLSWLALIIGLAIFGWMIMARVIRGQTMSLRERDYVKAARFMGVPSFTIIRRHILPNVASLLIIDATLGVGAMILSESALSFFGFGIQVPDVSLGTLLAAGSQSAVTRPWLFVLPAATLVATVLSTSLLGDALRDAIDPTSGANRD from the coding sequence GTGTCCGTACTCGACCCCACGACCACGACCACCGCCGGTGACCCCGGCGACGGCAAGGCCGGCGAGCCGGCGCACGTCGTCGAGGTGAAGGGAGGCCGGACGCCGCTCTGGCGCAAGGTGTTCGGCACCTGGCGCGCCCGCATCGGCGGTGGCGCCCTCCTGCTCATCATCCTCTGGGCGTTCGTCGGCCCGTACCTCTACCACTGGAACGCGGTGGACTCGGACGGCCTGGCCTTCGGCATGCCGCCGAGCACGTCGCACTGGTTCGGCACGAACGACATCGGCCAGGACATCTACGCGCAGACGCTCGTCGGCCTGCAGAAGTCGCTGCTCATCGGCCTCATCGCCGGCCCGGCCGCGACCCTCATCGCGGGCATCGTCGGGGCCATCGCGGGCTACTTCGGCGGCTTCGTCGACCGAGCCCTCGTCTGGGGCATCGACCTGCTGCTCGTGATCCCGTCGTTCTACGCCCTGGTGCTCCTCAGCCCGCTGTTCAAGAGCCTCAGCTGGTTGGCGCTCATCATCGGTCTGGCGATCTTCGGCTGGATGATCATGGCGCGCGTGATCCGCGGGCAGACGATGTCGCTGCGCGAGCGCGACTACGTCAAGGCCGCGCGGTTCATGGGCGTGCCGTCGTTCACGATCATCCGTCGGCACATCCTGCCGAACGTCGCGTCGCTGCTCATCATCGACGCCACGCTGGGCGTCGGGGCGATGATCCTGTCCGAGAGCGCCCTGAGCTTCTTCGGCTTCGGCATCCAGGTGCCGGACGTGTCCCTCGGCACCCTGCTCGCCGCCGGCAGCCAGTCCGCGGTCACCCGGCCGTGGCTGTTCGTCCTGCCGGCCGCGACCCTGGTCGCCACCGTCCTCTCCACCAGCCTGCTCGGCGACGCCCTGCGCGACGCCATCGACCCCACCTCTGGAGCCAACCGTGACTGA
- a CDS encoding ABC transporter family substrate-binding protein, giving the protein MRIKTTAVLATAAAAALVLAGCSGGGNAGGSSSAVAQSTLKSTGWTTADRSDIKDGGSLTLPIDSAPANFQVSNLDSGTVDDATISGVYLPGFIQFKENGEWEVNKDFATSVELTKDSPQTVEIKINPKATWSDGTPITEKDVEANWKALNGTNKAFAPLATNVWEDVESVKQGSDERDVVMTFSKTNADWPSVLGTIYPYWAVDTPDHFNKAWAKGPYAADGKTYVSGGPYIVKSFDSNGGVLTFEKNAKWWGDAPKLDTIVFKTVSRDGVAQAYANKEFDAFNLNGSADNFKTANTRSDSKIERSLGTTQRQITLNGTSDVFKDKEVRQAFAQAINRQTLAQAILSPVKSPVTVLNNLIYLPGQKGYTDHASSVYGYSVDKAKQKLEDAGWKIGSDGYAAKGGKTLSVRFVIPSDNQNSANIAQLVQQQTKAAGFKVTIDTVPTDDFFTKYITTTTRDFDATYFAWQGTPFPVSSTKSIYYPANSGQNYMGITDDSLGGLWDTANGELDADARIKDANAIDKVIVSLAGTIPLFPEPYAWGVRKDLVNYGPAQFQQSSVKWQDVGYKK; this is encoded by the coding sequence ATGAGGATCAAGACGACGGCCGTGCTCGCCACGGCAGCCGCAGCAGCACTCGTGCTCGCGGGCTGCTCGGGCGGCGGGAACGCCGGAGGAAGCAGCTCGGCCGTCGCCCAGTCGACGCTGAAGTCGACGGGCTGGACGACTGCCGACCGGAGCGACATCAAGGACGGCGGCTCACTCACGCTGCCGATCGACTCGGCTCCGGCGAACTTCCAGGTCAGCAACCTCGACTCCGGCACGGTCGACGACGCCACCATCTCGGGTGTCTACCTGCCTGGGTTCATCCAGTTCAAGGAGAACGGCGAGTGGGAGGTCAACAAGGACTTCGCCACCTCGGTCGAGCTGACGAAGGACTCCCCGCAGACCGTCGAGATCAAGATCAACCCGAAGGCCACCTGGTCCGACGGCACCCCGATCACCGAGAAGGACGTCGAGGCCAACTGGAAGGCCCTCAACGGGACCAACAAGGCCTTCGCGCCCCTCGCCACCAACGTGTGGGAGGACGTCGAGTCGGTCAAGCAGGGCTCGGACGAGCGTGACGTCGTCATGACGTTCTCGAAGACGAACGCCGACTGGCCGAGCGTCCTCGGGACGATCTACCCCTACTGGGCCGTCGACACCCCCGACCACTTCAACAAGGCGTGGGCCAAGGGCCCGTACGCGGCCGACGGCAAGACCTACGTCTCGGGCGGTCCGTACATCGTCAAGTCGTTCGACAGCAACGGTGGCGTCCTCACGTTCGAGAAGAACGCGAAGTGGTGGGGCGACGCGCCGAAGCTCGACACGATCGTCTTCAAGACGGTGTCGCGTGACGGTGTCGCCCAGGCGTACGCCAACAAGGAGTTCGACGCGTTCAACCTGAACGGCTCCGCCGACAACTTCAAGACCGCGAACACCCGCAGCGACTCGAAGATCGAGCGCTCGCTCGGCACGACGCAGCGGCAGATCACCCTGAACGGCACCTCCGACGTCTTCAAGGACAAGGAGGTCCGCCAGGCGTTCGCGCAGGCGATCAACCGACAGACCCTCGCCCAGGCGATCCTGTCGCCGGTGAAGAGCCCGGTCACGGTGCTCAACAACCTCATCTACCTGCCGGGTCAGAAGGGTTACACCGACCACGCCTCCAGCGTGTACGGCTACAGCGTCGATAAGGCCAAGCAGAAGCTCGAGGACGCCGGCTGGAAGATCGGCTCGGACGGCTACGCGGCGAAGGGCGGCAAGACGCTGTCGGTCCGCTTCGTGATCCCGTCCGACAACCAGAACTCGGCGAACATCGCGCAGCTCGTGCAGCAGCAGACCAAGGCCGCCGGCTTCAAGGTGACGATCGACACCGTGCCGACCGACGACTTCTTCACCAAGTACATCACCACGACGACGCGCGACTTCGACGCGACGTACTTCGCCTGGCAGGGCACGCCGTTCCCGGTGTCGTCCACCAAGTCGATCTACTACCCGGCGAACTCGGGCCAGAACTACATGGGCATCACCGACGACTCGCTCGGCGGCCTGTGGGACACCGCGAACGGTGAGCTCGACGCCGATGCCCGCATCAAGGACGCGAACGCGATCGACAAGGTGATCGTCTCGCTCGCCGGCACGATCCCGCTGTTCCCGGAGCCCTACGCGTGGGGCGTCCGCAAGGACCTCGTGAACTACGGTCCGGCGCAGTTCCAGCAGTCCTCGGTGAAGTGGCAGGACGTGGGCTACAAGAAGTAG